From the genome of Bos javanicus breed banteng chromosome 20, ARS-OSU_banteng_1.0, whole genome shotgun sequence:
CGCACCCCTACTCTTCCCaccccttccctgtccctcactcccACTCCCCGCCAGTCCTTTTGCGTTTTCCTTAAAGCCGCAATCGCTCACTTCTACAGCCGCGGAAGCCCCCACAAAGCTACACCGCCACCAGGGTCCCCGCCTCTCCCTGGCCCGGCACGCGGCAGCTCTGTCTCCAGCTCCgggctttaaaaatggaaatgtgtTTGAAAGTAAAGAAACAcgcgcagacacacacacacacacacacacgccttgcaaaaaaaaaaaaaaacaggattaaGGGAAAGGGATGGCCCCAGAAATTGGTGGTTTGgttgacaaacaaacaaacaaacaccctaGGTCCCGTTTGCTCTCACCTCTCTCTCACTCCAGCCACAATCTCTCCAGACGCGCCTACTTGGGACGGGCTCTCGACCTTCGCGGTCCCCTGGCGCAAGGTCAGGAAACAGGGACCAAGGTCCGGGGCAGACGGCTGGGTCGAGGGCCTGGAACGCCTAGCTGCCGGGCGTCCTCGCCCCACTTCTTCCCCCGCTCCCCACCCTTGGCGGCCACCTCCCCGCGAGCCCCGCGGGTTCCCGCCGGAGTCGCCGTGCCGCGCGGGATCCAGTGTCCCAGCGCACCCACATCTCCCGCGGCGCGCAGCGAGCAGAAAAGCGAAACTTGTTGCTTCCAAAGGGAAAAACGGTTCTTCTGAAGGTAGCAGAAAGCTTGAAAAGCATCTCCAAGGCGTCCTCTGGGCTTTATGTGCTAAGCTAAGCCAGGTAACTAAATAAAGAGACCTTCTCCCTAAAGCTTCACCCCTGAGGGTCCCCCGGGTGCAGGCGCGTCATCAGCGGCCATCCGTGCGCTCGGAAATCCCAACGCTTCTCCCCGGTGCTCCGGATCCTGCAATGCGGAGGAAGGACCTGCGGCCAAGACTCAGTCGCTTGTCACTTGTCACAGGCAGGCACAGCAGCGGGGGAAACGAGGATGGACACGGTCGTGGAGAAGTTGGTGGCCGGAGGAGCTTCCCCAGGGTCCGCCGAGCTGCAGGGCAGGTTCAAAGGGAACTTGACCCTTCGATCGTGGTAACGCGCCGAGGTCATTTGCAGTATGAACGTGCTATATTCGATTGGTGAATTCTGATATTTAAGTcccacaaattaaaataaattagaaaatgttttcaaaggtcTTTCATTTGACTGGGCATCCGTGTCCACAAATTTCTATTCGTCTTAGACCAACGCCCTCTTTCGGCAGAAACTTGTAGCCGACTTGTATCCCCGATGCCATCATCCCGAGTTcgcttttttggtctttttttttttttttagttttgttgaaaGCCGAGGCCTCAAAGAGCAATCGCTCTCTTTTATGAGGATGAAAAAGGTAAATTGGGGCTTCCGGAGATGTTACAACTTGAGGCATCAGCGCTCATCAGCCTCACCAGCACCCTCCTTATCGCTCTTTCTGGCACCATAAATATAATGATGAGTAACGTTTCACCCTGCAGGGCTTTTAGATTTTGCACTGCGATCCCTGAATCTTCAAGTAGGATCTTCTAACTCCTGTGAAAACTTTCATTTATCTTATTAGAGCTGCTAACCGGCAATAAACGAGGCATCCGTATACAATTTAATTCCACAAAAAAAACGTAGTTTTCACACACTGGAAATTAAGATTTAGGGCTTTtcacagtgattaaaaaaaaaaaaatcccccctgaactcctaggaaggaaagagagagaaagaagaaagaaggaacggagggaaggaagggagagagggagagagagaggctaaaTCCCGAATTCCAAGGGTCTTAATAGATTTCGAAACTGGTTGCCAGGAGACGTGGAGGAACCAGGGTTTGCTATTACTGTTCGCTCTGCTCTGTGTCTGGGGAACACTGGCCAATGGCGATTTGATGCTGCGCATGGTGTAGCATAGCTTAGTCGGAAGGGCTGGGGTGACCCCGGGCAAGAACGCCTCTCCCCCTGCAGGCGCTGCCCATTCGCGCCAAGGGTCACGGGCAGGGCAATGCCTTTACGGTGGAGTGAGTATCACAGCCTCTGAGTGGCCTTTGCATCAGAGTTCTCAGCTTCCAGTTTGTCATTCAAGAGCCCTGACAAACTAAGCCCTGTAAGGGAAGAGCCCCCAAACTAGGCAGCTGAACCAGAGAATCCAGTGCTCAAAACATCCCTTACATTTTTCCATTGAGCAGAAATTAGGAtgtctttattgaggtataattgacatatgacatTATATTAACCTCAGGGATATAAcgcaatgatttgatatttgtatatactatGAAATCATCTCCACAACTCTAGTTGACATCATCACCATGtagttagaaaacaaaaattttgtgtGATGAGAACTTTAGTATCTGCTCTTCACAACTTTCAAGTATGTCATATAGCGTTACTAGCTgtagtcactatgctgtacagtaCATTGCCATGACTCAATCATTTTATagaaattaggatttttttttaagtttttcaaatgaaaataggCACAAGATTATAGGAAGAACTGCCAAGTAATATAAGTATATGGACTTAACATTATCAGTTTATTCTCTTTCCATCAGACTTACCCTGGCAgctgagagtgtgtgtgagtaTCATGGAGTTCTCCAATCTTATGGCTGGAAaaattttcagttcagctcagtagctcagttgtgtccgactctttgcaaccccatgaatcgcagcacgccaggcctccctgtccatcaccaactcccggagtccactcaaattcatgtccatcaagtccataatgccatccagccatctcatcctctgtcgtccccttctcctcctgcccccaatccctcccagcatcagagtcttttccaatgagtcaactcttcgcataaggtggccaatgtattggagtttcagctttagcatcagcccttccaatgaacacccaggactgatatcctttagaatggactggttggatctccttagaaGTCACCTAACCTGAGACATTTTGCTCTCTACGTGAGGAATCTAGGCCAAATAATATAAATGTCATACTTATATGCCTCTTCACCCCctggaagataatttttaatgGCACTGAAttagaaatgaatatttattacagCATGTAAAAAAGGGTTGGGAACAAAGCTTAATGCCATTTAAGAGTAACACATTTTatatcaaaaatttattttatatgttgctATTTTGAAAACTTGCAGCATAGTAAGAAAGATACTAATAGATTGTAGTCTAATTTTTGCAGCATCATGATCATAAAGATGAATCAAACCATGTaggtaggaaaaaagaaaaaaggagtaaCTCATGCCTTGGACTcgatttttaaacattattctcTTCAGTTCTGTAAAACACTGAAATGGGAGGcaagagtgggagagagaagcaCTTCTTTTAACGTTCAAAAGATTACTAACCTTTTCACTCAATGCATTCTTTCTGACTACAAttccaaatgaaaacaaaagaaagttaCAGGGAAATGCTGCAAAATAAAATTAGCCAAATGAAAAGCAATGTTAGCCCTAAATGTGATATTATAGAAACCAACACACTTTTAATAAGATTTAGATCTCTTGTCATCAATATCTATAAATCTTGTTGTTTAACTTTATTATTAAAATCAAGTGGCAAGTTTTCTATGAAGTATTCAGCTGtttttttccatctgtgaaatgaaatcATGTCTCTATggcattactctgccaacagGAAAAACAACATTCTATAGGGAACCTCAACCAGCCATTGTTTGAAATATACATGCCATCAGAACGAAGTTTTCTCCACCAGTTGTCACAGTCTGTACCATCTCCCTCAGAAGCCTGGCTGCAATTTCTAAAGTGACTTTCAAAATGACTCTCCTTTTCCTTGTTAAGCCAGCCCTGAAGTCATATTGAAGAATAATGCTATGAAGCCTGTAGCCCACAAAGAAAGTATCTTATGGGAACAGAATTGTTGAAAACACACTTCCCCCTAGAGGCAGAAAACATGAAAGAATATTACATGTAATTCAAGAAGATTTCTGTAATTCAATGAGTgctgagattttgtttttaacatacaGTTGAttctttagagagagagagatgggaagaaaatcaataaatggccaaaaaattaaattgaaaacttACCTCTAGGTTTTAGCTTTCCTTAGCAGAGACTTTGTTAATttatctcttcccttcttttatACAAATCTACAGttttttttcccagcactataataatagcaattacatatatttatttaaatttaaacttatGATTTAATTTCATCAGAAAATGCAGTTAAGTGTGGTCTCGAAGGACCCTTTTGAAAATGCAGCTCCAGTAGATTtagctccttattgccagatttgTTTCTGTATTACAATGTATTTGTAACTGTCCTCCTCACTTTCCATCAACCGcaatctctcttcatttctttggaaATCTTCTGAGATAGAATGACATTagaaacatttctgaaaaatgtAGAACTCAAATGTGATTTAGTCTGAATTTCTGGCATGAGGTTTTCTGGGACTGGCAAGCTACATCAAGAATTCTCACCATTGATTTATATACCAGTTATTTAATATAAATCATGAGATTCACAAAGATAAGTGTATGTGCCTCAACTCCATCCatgccaattctgactccatttaATTGGTTTACATAGTTGTACATGGCGTTATGTCAAAAAGGACTTAAGAAGGCATGTAAAAATATGAAACGGGATTTTAGAGAATTTTCCTCAGGGCAAAGTGCATAGTCGTTGCATCctactctcttttttttcttaaggttttACTGACTATTCCAAACTTCAGCAACAATCACTTCTCCCATCTGAGTTCCCACAGCATCCTTTGGGGTCGTGATCACATGTGATTTTAtttccagaaattttattttcatttacaagGAGCCAGTCTGGGTGGGGATCCAGTTCTCAGGGCAATATCCTGTGGGAATAAAAGGCATTTAGAAGTCTCACAATGTGTCCCAAGGTTATCTCCTCACCTATCTgcactttcggagaaggcaatggcaccccactccagtactcttgcctggaaaatcccaaggacagaggagcctggtaggctgcagtccatggggtcgctaagagtcagacatgactgagcgacttcactttcacttttcactttcatgcactggagaaggcaatggcaacccactccagtgttcttgcctggagaatcccagggacggggcagcctagtgggcttccgtctatggggtcgcacagagttggatacgactgcagcgacttagcagtagcagcagcatctgccCTTTAGTTTTCCCTTTCCCTCAGTTTTCCCCtcctaaaatggagataataatctTGTCCTGGTGTTGTAgaaaagccagaaaaataaaaaaaagatgtgcAGTGCTTTGTGTAAGTAGGAAATTAATAAATAGCAGCTGTTATTACATTCCCTTCAATGCCTGGTGAAGAGCACTATACCAAGTAAGTGTTTGAACGATGTTCCATAAATTCAtcatggaatgaatgaatgaatgaattcaaaaCCCAAAACCAAGATGACTTATGCATACCTTGTTTGGAATTATCTATTGCCTGATCACAACAGACTTTACTTAACGCTCTGTAATAGTGGCCTCTTTGGAGGAACTCTTTTGGCAGATCACTTTGATgttaggtttccctggtggctcaaatggtaaagaatctgcccgcaatgcaggacactcaggttcaattcctggatgggaaagatcccttggagaagggagtggccacccactgcagtattctttcctggagaattccatggacagaggagcctggtaggctacagtccatggggttgcaaaaagtcaaatatgactgaatgactaacacttgaTGTTGGCCCTAGATTCCCAAACTGAGACATTTCCTGGTAAGCTTGAGACAGCAGCTTGTTCAGTGTTCTGTCCTCTACATAGTAGGGCAAAGAGAACAAGAGCTCATATTTGCTACCCCACGGCTGCCCTTCAcacgtttgttttttttttaaatagaatattatttatgtatttattgttgtttagttgctaaattatttttggctgtgctggatcttttttaaatttattttttaactgaaggtaaattgccttacaatgttgtgttggtttctgccatacagcaacgtgaatcagccacaattatgtattattaaatataattatgttcgctccctcttgagcctgcctcccctccccctacccTACCCCtcttggtcatcacagagtgTCAGGCTGGGCTCCCAcgctatacagcaacttcccaccagctatctattttacacatgatagtgtctgctggtcaatgctactttctccaggaaaccctcctacattgttggtgggaatgtaaaccgaTACAGCcatcatggagaacagtatgg
Proteins encoded in this window:
- the LOC133233703 gene encoding uncharacterized protein LOC133233703 encodes the protein MEMCLKVKKHAQTHTHTHTRLAKKKKNRIKGKGWPQKLVVWLTNKQTNTLGPVCSHLSLTPATISPDAPTWDGLSTFAVPWRKVRKQGPRSGADGWVEGLERLAAGRPRPTSSPAPHPWRPPPREPRGFPPESPCRAGSSVPAHPHLPRRAASRKAKLVASKGKNGSSEGSRKLEKHLQGVLWALCAKLSQAGTAAGETRMDTVVEKLVAGGASPGSAELQGRFKGNLTLRSW